Within the Flavobacterium sp. CG_23.5 genome, the region ATTTTGTTCAGTTGCGAAATCTCGGAATTCAACGACTTTTTTCTTAGCTACAGTTCCCGCTTTTTTAAAGTGACCTAAAGCCGCTTTTGTGGAATGTTTCTCGTTTTTGTCATCGAAACCAAGTTGCAACGCTTCGTACCCGTCAACACCTTTGGTTCTGACTTGGGTAACAACGCATGGTCCAGCTTCGATTACTGTACAAGGAATATTCTTCCCGTTCTCGTCGAAAATGCTAGTCATGCCGATTTTTCTACCAATTAACCCAGACATAATTATTAATTATTAATTATTAAATATAAATATAGAACACAACATTTAAGCGAATCCTATTTTTTAAGAGGTGCAAATGTATAACATTTATTCCATTAATCTTAAAAAATAATTTTCGCTTAAATAAAGTGCCCTTTTCTTACTAGTAAGCTACTTAAACTTTGATCTCTACTTCAACTCCGCTAGGCAATTCAAGTTTCATCAAGGCATCAATAGTTTTAGATGATGATGAGTAAATGTCAATTAATCTCTTGTATGACATTACTTCAAATTGCTCTCTCGCTTTTTTGTTAACGTGTGGAGAACGTAGTACAGTGAAAAGTTTTTTATGAGTTGGTAATGGAATTGGTCCTGTTACTACTGCACCGGTACTCTTAACCGTTTTTACAATCTTTTCAGCAGACTTGTCTACCAACATGTGATCGTAAGATTTTAGTTTTATTCTGATTTTTTGACTCATTTTCTTAAAGATTAAGCGTTTCCTTTTGCTTTTTTGATTACTGCTTCTGAAATATTAGCAGGAGTTTCAGCGTAATGTGAAAATTCCATTGTAGATGTTGCTCTACCTGATGAAAGTGTTCTTAACGTTGTAACGTATCCAAACATTTCAGATAATGGCACATCAGCTTTAATGGTTTTAGCACCTGCTCTGTCACCCATGTCATTCACCTGACCTCTACGACGGTTGATATCACCTACGATATCTCCCATGTTTTCTTCTGGTGTAATAACTTCCATTTTCATGATTGGCTCAAGAATAACAGCTCCGGCAGCTTTAGCAACTTCTCTATACCCCATTCTCGCTGCTAACTCAAAAGATAGCGCATCAGAATCGACAGGGTGAAAAGATCCGTCTGTTAAAGTTACTTTCAAACTGTCTACTTGGTAACCTGCCAATGGACCGGTTTTCATAGCTTCTCTGAAACCTTTTTCTACAGAAGGAATATATTCTTTAGGAACGTTACCACCTTTTACAGCGTTAACAAATTGTAATCCTTTTGGAACTTTTCCTTCAACTTCATCTGCTGGTTCTAATTTAAATACGATATCACCGAATTTACCACGACCACCTGATTGTTTTTTGTATGTTTCTCTATGAACTGCACTTCTTGTGAAAGCTTCTTTGTATTCAACTTGAGGCTCACCTTGGTTTACTTCAACTTTAAATTCACGTTTCATACGATCTACCAAGATATCTAAGTGAAGCTCACCCATACCTGATATAATCGTTTGACCCGAAGCTTCATCAGTTCTAACGGTAAATGTTGGATCTTCTTCAGCTAATTTAGCCAAAGCCATACCCATTTTATCAACGTCAGCTTTAGTTTTAGGCTCAATTGCAATACCAATTACCGGTGCAGGGAATTTCATTGACTCAAGAATAATTGGGTGTTTTTCATCACACAAAGTATCTCCAGTTTTAATGTCTTTAAATCCTACAGCCGCTCCAATATCACCTGCTTCGATATAATCGATTGGGTTTTGTTTGTTCGCATGCATTTGATATATACGTGAGATTCTTTCTTTATTTCCTGAACGTGTGTTCAAAACATAAGAACCAGCATCTAAACGCCCAGAATAAGCACGGAAGAAAGCTAAACGACCTACGAATGGGTCAGTAGCAATTTTAAATGCTAAAGCAGCAAAAGGCTCTTTAACATCCGGCTTACGCAATATTTTAACTTGATCTTCTTCTAATAAATCAGCATCATCAGGATGAATCCCTTCAATACCTTCTTTATCCATTGGAGACGGCAAATATTTACAAACCGCATCTAACATGAATTGAACTCCTTTATTTTTAAAGGAAGATCCAGCAATCATAGGGATGATAGCCATATCCATAGTAGCAGCTCTTAAAGCTATGTTGATTTCTTCCTCAGTAATAGAGTCTTCATCTTCCATAAACTTTTCTAACAAAGTCTCATCATAATCAGCTACCGCTTCAATAAGAATCGATCTGTATTCTTTCACTTCTGCAATCATGTCTTCAGGAATAGGCACAATATCATATGTAGCACCAAGTCCTTCTTCATGCCATACAATAGCTTGATTTTTCACTAAATCCACAACACCTTTGAAATCATTTTCTTCACCAATTGGCAAAGTGATTGCAACAGCATTAGATTTTAACATGTCTCTAACTTGCTGACATACCATCAAAAAGTTAGACCCTTGTCTGTCCATTTTGTTAACAAATCCAATACGCGGAACTCTATATTGATCAGCCAATCTCCAGTTAGTTTCTGATTGTGGCTCAACACCATCAACAGCACTAAATAAGAAAACCAAACCATCA harbors:
- the fusA gene encoding elongation factor G — protein: MARDLKYTRNIGIAAHIDAGKTTTTERILFYTGKSHKIGEVHDGAATMDWMAQEQERGITITSAATTCEWNFPTEQGKVLPETLPYHFNIIDTPGHVDFTVEVNRSLRVLDGLVFLFSAVDGVEPQSETNWRLADQYRVPRIGFVNKMDRQGSNFLMVCQQVRDMLKSNAVAITLPIGEENDFKGVVDLVKNQAIVWHEEGLGATYDIVPIPEDMIAEVKEYRSILIEAVADYDETLLEKFMEDEDSITEEEINIALRAATMDMAIIPMIAGSSFKNKGVQFMLDAVCKYLPSPMDKEGIEGIHPDDADLLEEDQVKILRKPDVKEPFAALAFKIATDPFVGRLAFFRAYSGRLDAGSYVLNTRSGNKERISRIYQMHANKQNPIDYIEAGDIGAAVGFKDIKTGDTLCDEKHPIILESMKFPAPVIGIAIEPKTKADVDKMGMALAKLAEEDPTFTVRTDEASGQTIISGMGELHLDILVDRMKREFKVEVNQGEPQVEYKEAFTRSAVHRETYKKQSGGRGKFGDIVFKLEPADEVEGKVPKGLQFVNAVKGGNVPKEYIPSVEKGFREAMKTGPLAGYQVDSLKVTLTDGSFHPVDSDALSFELAARMGYREVAKAAGAVILEPIMKMEVITPEENMGDIVGDINRRRGQVNDMGDRAGAKTIKADVPLSEMFGYVTTLRTLSSGRATSTMEFSHYAETPANISEAVIKKAKGNA
- the rpsJ gene encoding 30S ribosomal protein S10; this encodes MSQKIRIKLKSYDHMLVDKSAEKIVKTVKSTGAVVTGPIPLPTHKKLFTVLRSPHVNKKAREQFEVMSYKRLIDIYSSSSKTIDALMKLELPSGVEVEIKV